A stretch of the Papaver somniferum cultivar HN1 chromosome 6, ASM357369v1, whole genome shotgun sequence genome encodes the following:
- the LOC113288411 gene encoding transcription initiation factor TFIID subunit 10-like, translated as MNNQNQNQHNHQQSSEVRHDDDAALSDFLASLMDYTPTIPDELVEHYVAKSGFQCPDVRLIRLVAVATQKFIAEVATDALQHSKARQSAVVKDKKQQKDKRLTLTMDDLSKSLREYGVNMKHQEYFADSPSTGTESTSREE; from the exons atgaataatcagaatcagaatcaacaCAATCATCAGCAATCAAGTGAAGTGAGACATGATGATGATGCTGCACTTTCAGATTTCCTTGCTTCTCTTATGGATTACACACCTACT ATTCCAGATGAATTAGTGGAACATTATGTAGCTAAGAGTGGATTTCAATGCCCTGATGTTCGATT AATAAGGCTGGTTGCAGTTGCCACGCAGAAGTTCATTGCTGAGGTTGCCACCGACGCTCTTCA GCACTCTAAGGCAAGGCAGTCTGCAGTAGTCAAGGATAAGAAACAGCAAAAG GACAAACGCCTGACCTTGACAATGGATGATCTCTCTAAGTCACTACGTGAG TATGGAGTGAATATGAAGCACCAGGAGTATTTTGCTGACAGCCCCTCTACTGGGACAGAATCTACTTCGAGGGAGGAATGA